A stretch of the Bacillus licheniformis DSM 13 = ATCC 14580 genome encodes the following:
- a CDS encoding TetR/AcrR family transcriptional regulator, with protein MTEKEEKIIKAGLHLFAKNGFASTTIQDIANECNISKGAFYLHFKSKEALLLAIIKYYIDRMMENMKIIQQKNFPPKETFKEQIAYQFSESKEHRDFILVMISEHSIPENSKIEEYFKNVSQKFHETYQNALSAAYGDIVKPYLSDLSVIVQGIVQSYQNLFIFNELDIDFYELADFIMRRIDDMIDGMVQNGEQPILAGRTYSYYRNAGNTADKHTILRELEDAKRQPELSEDILITLDVIEEELRKDSPRAPVLQGMLTNLQHQDNVQHLYGMITRFLHS; from the coding sequence ATGACAGAAAAAGAAGAAAAAATCATTAAAGCAGGCCTGCACCTGTTCGCGAAAAACGGTTTTGCTTCCACAACGATTCAAGACATCGCCAATGAATGCAACATCTCAAAAGGGGCTTTCTACCTGCATTTCAAGTCGAAAGAAGCTCTTTTGCTCGCAATCATTAAGTATTATATCGATCGAATGATGGAAAATATGAAGATCATTCAGCAGAAGAATTTCCCTCCTAAGGAAACGTTCAAGGAGCAGATTGCTTATCAATTCAGCGAGAGCAAGGAGCACCGCGATTTTATTCTCGTGATGATCAGCGAACACAGCATACCGGAAAACAGCAAGATCGAAGAATATTTTAAAAATGTCAGCCAAAAATTCCACGAGACGTATCAAAACGCGCTGTCAGCCGCCTACGGTGACATTGTGAAGCCTTATCTGTCAGACTTGTCCGTGATCGTTCAAGGCATCGTGCAGTCTTATCAAAATTTGTTTATCTTTAATGAACTGGATATCGATTTTTACGAACTTGCGGATTTTATTATGAGAAGAATCGATGACATGATTGATGGCATGGTTCAAAACGGGGAGCAGCCGATCTTGGCCGGCCGGACGTACAGCTATTACCGGAACGCCGGCAATACGGCCGATAAACATACGATTTTGCGGGAGCTTGAAGATGCCAAACGTCAGCCGGAGCTTTCGGAAGACATTCTCATTACACTGGATGTGATCGAGGAAGAGCTGAGAAAGGATTCGCCCCGCGCACCCGTGCTCCAAGGCATGCTGACAAACTTGCAGCATCAGGACAATGTTCAGCATCTATATGGAATGATCACCCGTTTCCTTCATTCATAA
- a CDS encoding efflux RND transporter permease subunit, which produces MNSIINFVLKNKFAVWLMTIIVTVAGIYAGLNMKQESIPDVNMPYLTISTTYPGATPSQVADEVTKPVEQAVQNLDGVSVVTSTSYENASSVMIEYDYEKDMDKAKTEAAEALANLDLPDNAKEPSISRYSMNSFPILALSVSSDKDDLQSLTKKVEDSLLTKLEGLEGVASVQLSGQQVEEVEFSFKKDKLKQYGLDEDTVKQVIQGSDVTTPLGLYTFGKEEKSVVVSGDIDTIKDLKNMRIPAASAGGASAQAGAQSAQAAQGAQAQAGAQSAGQAQQSAGVPTVKLSDIATIKDVKKAESISRTNGKDSIGISVIKANDANTVEVADNVKAELEQFKKDHKGFKYSSTYDQAEPITESVETMLSKAIFGAIFAVVIILLFLRDIKSTLISVISIPLSLLIALLVLNQLDITLNIMTLGAMTVAIGRVVDDSIVVIENIYRRMRLKDEPLRGKALVREATKEMFMPIMSSTIVTIAVFLPLALVGGQIGELFMPFALTIVFALAASLLIAITLVPMLAHTLFKKSLTGAPVKAKEHKPGVLANFYKKVLNWSLSHKWITSIIAVLMLVGSLFLVPLIGASYLPATKEKMVQITYTPEPGETKKEAEKEAQKAEEILLDRKHVDTVQYTLGAGNPLMGGSSNGALFYIKYEEDTPDFDQEKDSVLKDIQKQSKRGEWKTQDFSSSGNNNELTYYVYGDSEKEIKGTVKEIEKIMKDQKDLKNVSSGLSSTYDEYTFVADQEKLSKLGLTASQISQALMKETSQAPLTTVKKDGKDLDVTIKTEEETYKSVKDLEDKKITTPTGQEVKIGDVAKVKEGTTSDTISKRDGKIYADVTAEVTSDNVTAVSVDVQKNIDKIDLPDNVTIDTGGVSADIEDSFTKLGLAMLAAVAIVYLVLVITFGGALAPFAILFSLPFTVIGALVGLYVSGETISLNAMIGMLMLIGIVVTNAIVLIDRVIHKEAEGLSTREALLEAGSTRLRPILMTAIATIGALIPLALGFEGGSQVISKGLGVTVIGGLISSTLLTLLIVPIVYEVLAKFRRKKPGMEEE; this is translated from the coding sequence ATGAATTCTATCATTAATTTTGTACTAAAGAACAAGTTCGCTGTGTGGCTGATGACGATTATTGTTACGGTTGCCGGCATTTATGCGGGTTTAAATATGAAGCAGGAATCGATTCCTGATGTGAACATGCCTTATTTGACCATCAGCACGACATATCCCGGAGCCACTCCGAGCCAGGTAGCTGATGAAGTCACAAAGCCGGTTGAACAAGCCGTGCAAAATCTGGACGGCGTCAGCGTTGTGACGTCCACATCGTATGAAAACGCATCATCGGTGATGATTGAATACGATTATGAAAAGGATATGGACAAAGCGAAGACGGAAGCCGCTGAAGCATTGGCGAATCTCGATCTGCCGGACAATGCGAAAGAGCCGAGCATTTCGCGCTACAGCATGAATTCCTTCCCGATTCTCGCGCTCAGCGTGTCCAGTGATAAAGACGATCTTCAAAGCTTGACGAAAAAAGTGGAAGACAGCCTCCTGACGAAGCTTGAAGGCCTTGAAGGCGTAGCTTCCGTTCAGCTTTCCGGTCAGCAGGTTGAAGAAGTCGAATTTTCATTTAAAAAAGACAAATTGAAGCAATACGGGCTTGACGAGGATACAGTCAAGCAAGTGATTCAAGGATCTGATGTGACGACTCCGCTTGGGTTGTACACATTCGGCAAAGAAGAAAAATCGGTCGTCGTCAGCGGCGATATCGACACAATTAAAGACTTGAAAAATATGAGAATTCCAGCGGCGTCTGCCGGAGGCGCAAGCGCGCAAGCCGGAGCGCAAAGTGCGCAGGCGGCCCAGGGGGCGCAGGCTCAAGCCGGGGCACAGAGCGCCGGACAAGCTCAGCAAAGCGCGGGAGTCCCGACGGTTAAGCTGTCTGACATCGCAACGATTAAAGATGTCAAAAAAGCCGAATCCATTTCACGAACCAATGGCAAAGACAGCATCGGCATCAGCGTCATTAAAGCAAACGACGCCAATACCGTCGAGGTAGCCGACAACGTAAAAGCTGAACTCGAACAATTCAAAAAAGACCACAAAGGCTTCAAATACAGCTCGACATACGATCAGGCCGAACCGATCACCGAGTCGGTCGAGACGATGCTGAGCAAAGCGATTTTCGGAGCGATCTTTGCGGTTGTGATCATTCTCTTATTCCTAAGGGATATTAAATCAACATTAATCTCGGTCATTTCGATTCCATTGTCATTGTTAATCGCACTGCTCGTCCTGAACCAGCTTGATATCACGCTGAATATCATGACGCTCGGCGCCATGACAGTCGCCATCGGACGGGTTGTCGACGACTCGATCGTCGTCATCGAAAACATTTACCGCCGCATGAGGCTGAAAGATGAGCCGCTGCGCGGAAAAGCGCTCGTGCGCGAAGCGACGAAGGAAATGTTCATGCCGATCATGTCATCAACGATCGTGACAATCGCGGTATTCCTGCCGCTCGCACTTGTCGGCGGTCAAATCGGCGAATTGTTCATGCCGTTTGCTTTAACGATTGTATTCGCGCTCGCTGCATCCCTCTTGATCGCGATCACGCTCGTGCCGATGCTTGCGCACACCCTCTTCAAAAAATCATTGACAGGCGCGCCGGTAAAGGCGAAAGAACACAAGCCTGGGGTACTGGCCAACTTCTACAAAAAAGTGTTGAATTGGTCGCTCAGCCATAAATGGATCACATCGATCATCGCGGTTCTGATGCTGGTCGGAAGCTTGTTCCTCGTGCCGCTGATCGGAGCGAGCTACTTGCCTGCCACAAAAGAAAAAATGGTGCAGATCACGTACACCCCTGAACCGGGAGAAACGAAAAAAGAAGCGGAAAAGGAAGCGCAAAAAGCTGAAGAAATCCTATTGGACCGCAAACACGTCGATACGGTTCAGTATACGTTAGGAGCGGGAAATCCGCTGATGGGCGGAAGTTCAAACGGCGCGTTGTTCTATATCAAATATGAGGAAGACACGCCTGATTTTGATCAAGAAAAGGACAGCGTCTTAAAAGACATTCAGAAGCAATCCAAACGCGGAGAATGGAAAACTCAGGATTTCAGCTCCTCAGGCAACAACAATGAGTTAACGTATTATGTGTACGGGGATTCTGAAAAAGAGATTAAAGGCACTGTAAAAGAGATCGAAAAGATAATGAAAGACCAAAAAGACCTGAAAAACGTAAGCTCAGGCCTGTCCAGCACATATGACGAATATACATTTGTCGCTGACCAGGAGAAATTAAGCAAACTCGGGTTAACGGCATCACAGATTTCTCAGGCGCTCATGAAAGAAACATCGCAGGCGCCGCTTACAACCGTGAAAAAAGACGGGAAAGATCTTGATGTTACGATTAAAACAGAAGAAGAAACATATAAAAGCGTCAAAGATTTAGAAGACAAAAAAATCACAACTCCGACCGGCCAGGAAGTGAAAATCGGCGATGTCGCGAAAGTGAAGGAAGGCACGACATCCGACACAATTTCGAAACGGGACGGCAAAATCTATGCCGATGTCACGGCGGAAGTCACATCAGACAACGTCACGGCCGTATCAGTCGACGTACAGAAAAACATCGACAAGATCGACCTGCCTGACAACGTCACAATCGATACCGGCGGCGTATCCGCTGATATCGAAGATTCCTTTACAAAACTCGGACTCGCAATGCTTGCGGCGGTTGCGATCGTCTACCTCGTGCTTGTGATTACATTCGGCGGAGCACTGGCGCCATTTGCGATCCTGTTCTCGCTGCCGTTTACCGTCATCGGCGCCTTGGTGGGACTTTACGTATCAGGAGAAACAATCAGCTTGAACGCAATGATCGGAATGCTGATGCTGATCGGTATCGTCGTCACAAACGCGATTGTCCTAATCGACCGCGTCATCCATAAGGAAGCGGAAGGGCTCTCAACGAGAGAAGCACTCCTGGAAGCCGGCTCTACAAGGCTCCGTCCGATCCTGATGACGGCCATCGCCACAATCGGCGCCCTGATTCCATTGGCGCTCGGATTTGAAGGCGGCAGCCAGGTCATTTCAAAAGGGCTCGGCGTCACCGTTATCGGCGGTCTGATCAGTTCAACGCTCCTCACCCTTCTGATCGTACCGATCGTATACGAAGTACTGGCGAAATTCCGCCGGAAAAAACCGGGTATGGAAGA
- a CDS encoding glycoside hydrolase family 26 protein: MKKNIVCSIFALLLAFAVSQPSYAHTVSPVNPNAQPTTKAVMNWLAHLPNRTESRVMSGAFGGYSLDTFSTAEADRIKQATGQLPAIYGCDYARGWLEPEKIADTIDYSCNRDLIAYWKSGGIPQISMHLANPAFTSGHYKTQISNSQYERILDSSTPEGKRLEAMLSKIADGLQELENEGVPVLFRPLHEMNGEWFWWGLTQYNQKDSERISLYKQLYVKIYDYMTKTRGLDHLLWVYAPDANRDFKTDFYPGASYVDIVGLDAYFDDPYAIDGYEELTSLNKPFAFTEVGPQTTNGGLDYARFIHAIKEKYPKTTYFLAWNDEWSPAVNKGADTLYLHPWTLNKGEIWDGDSLTPVVE, from the coding sequence GTGAAAAAAAACATCGTTTGTTCAATCTTCGCGCTGCTCCTTGCTTTTGCCGTTTCGCAGCCGAGCTATGCACACACCGTTTCTCCGGTGAACCCGAATGCCCAGCCGACGACGAAAGCGGTGATGAACTGGCTCGCCCACCTGCCCAATCGGACGGAAAGCCGGGTGATGTCCGGGGCGTTCGGAGGATACAGCCTCGACACATTTTCAACGGCTGAAGCCGACCGGATCAAACAGGCAACAGGACAGCTGCCGGCCATATACGGCTGCGATTATGCAAGAGGATGGCTGGAGCCGGAAAAGATCGCCGATACGATTGACTACAGCTGCAACCGTGATTTGATCGCATACTGGAAAAGCGGAGGCATTCCGCAAATCAGCATGCACCTCGCAAACCCCGCGTTTACTTCGGGTCATTATAAAACTCAGATTTCAAACAGCCAGTATGAGAGAATTTTAGATTCTTCCACTCCTGAAGGAAAGCGGCTTGAGGCGATGCTGAGCAAAATCGCGGACGGCCTCCAGGAGCTTGAAAATGAAGGCGTGCCCGTTCTATTCAGACCCCTTCACGAAATGAACGGCGAATGGTTCTGGTGGGGGCTGACGCAATATAATCAAAAAGACAGCGAAAGAATCTCCTTGTACAAACAGCTCTATGTGAAAATCTATGACTATATGACAAAAACAAGAGGCCTGGATCATCTCTTGTGGGTGTATGCGCCGGACGCCAACAGAGACTTTAAAACGGACTTTTATCCGGGCGCATCATATGTGGACATTGTCGGGCTTGACGCTTATTTTGATGACCCGTACGCCATTGATGGCTACGAAGAGCTCACATCGCTGAACAAGCCGTTTGCCTTTACAGAAGTCGGACCGCAGACGACAAACGGCGGGCTGGATTACGCGCGGTTTATCCATGCCATCAAAGAAAAATACCCGAAAACGACGTACTTCCTGGCGTGGAACGATGAGTGGAGCCCGGCTGTGAATAAGGGAGCGGACACCCTCTATCTTCATCCATGGACGCTGAATAAAGGAGAGATATGGGACGGCGATTCTTTGACGCCTGTCGTGGAATAA